In Halorientalis sp. LT38, a genomic segment contains:
- the mfnA gene encoding tyrosine decarboxylase MfnA, with protein MQRAEPQDFNRVLSSMCTRPHPAARDAAEEFLATNPGDPGTYEAVAEMEQEAVEMLGTIAGLPSAAGYVTSGGTEANIQAVRIARNRAETDRPNMVAPESAHFSFNKAADILGVELRTTPTDADHRADPDATTAVVDEDTVLVVGVAGSTEYGRVDPIPALADIANEVDALCHVDAAWGGFVLPFTDHRWHFGHADVDTMTIDPHKMGQAAIPSGGLLTHSKSLLDELAVETPYLESKSQATLTGTRSGAGVASAVAAMDELWPVGYREQYHESMANAEWLADRLAARGHDVVEPDLPIVAADMSMPVTEDLRQRGWRVTKTGAGEMRVVCMPHVTRSMLRSFVAELDWF; from the coding sequence ATGCAGCGGGCCGAACCGCAGGACTTCAACCGCGTGCTCTCCTCGATGTGCACCAGGCCACATCCAGCGGCCCGCGACGCCGCAGAGGAGTTTCTGGCGACGAATCCGGGCGACCCCGGAACCTACGAGGCGGTCGCCGAGATGGAGCAGGAGGCGGTGGAGATGCTCGGGACCATCGCCGGCCTCCCCAGCGCCGCGGGGTACGTCACCAGCGGCGGGACGGAGGCCAACATCCAGGCGGTCCGCATCGCCCGCAACCGCGCCGAGACCGACCGGCCGAACATGGTCGCGCCCGAGAGCGCACACTTCTCCTTTAACAAGGCGGCAGACATCCTCGGCGTCGAGTTGCGGACGACGCCGACCGACGCGGACCACCGCGCCGACCCGGACGCGACCACTGCGGTCGTCGACGAGGACACCGTCCTCGTGGTGGGCGTCGCCGGCTCGACGGAGTACGGCCGCGTCGATCCCATCCCGGCGTTGGCCGACATCGCGAACGAGGTGGACGCGCTCTGTCACGTCGACGCCGCCTGGGGCGGCTTCGTCCTCCCATTCACCGACCACCGGTGGCACTTCGGCCACGCCGACGTCGACACGATGACGATCGACCCCCACAAGATGGGACAGGCCGCCATCCCCTCCGGCGGACTGCTCACCCACTCGAAGTCGCTGCTCGACGAACTCGCCGTCGAGACCCCGTATCTGGAGTCCAAATCCCAGGCGACGCTGACGGGGACGCGTAGCGGCGCGGGGGTGGCCAGCGCCGTCGCGGCGATGGACGAACTCTGGCCCGTCGGCTACCGAGAGCAGTACCACGAGTCGATGGCCAACGCCGAGTGGCTGGCCGACCGCCTGGCCGCGCGGGGCCACGACGTGGTCGAGCCCGACCTGCCCATCGTCGCGGCGGACATGTCGATGCCGGTGACCGAGGACCTGCGCCAGCGCGGCTGGCGGGTCACCAAGACCGGCGCGGGCGAGATGCGCGTCGTCTGTATGCCCCACGTCACCCGCTCGATGCTGCGGTCGTTCGTGGCCGAACTGGACTGGTTCTGA
- a CDS encoding DUF7504 family protein: MQRQAAVRSAGERSRILVLASTSDLAAADCCVDLLATERPATQRVLALSYGRRPTRIADHWETVHGTLPDSMAVICPESRVEGEPQAGVHTTHVPTSDLTGASIALSRYLDRWAETEAPIAVCLDSVSSLLDATARDRVFRFLHTVTSRCLAVDATVHAHLDPDRADDQTVATVATLFDAVVRREADGRTIRE; the protein is encoded by the coding sequence ATGCAACGACAGGCAGCGGTTCGGTCGGCTGGCGAACGCTCGCGGATCCTGGTCCTCGCGTCGACGTCCGACCTGGCGGCCGCGGATTGTTGCGTCGACCTGCTGGCGACCGAGCGCCCGGCGACCCAGCGCGTGCTCGCGCTCTCGTACGGGCGACGCCCGACCCGGATCGCCGACCACTGGGAGACGGTCCACGGGACGCTGCCGGACTCGATGGCCGTGATCTGCCCCGAGTCACGCGTCGAGGGCGAGCCACAGGCGGGCGTCCACACGACCCACGTCCCCACGAGCGATCTGACGGGCGCGAGCATCGCCCTCTCGCGGTACCTCGACCGCTGGGCGGAGACGGAGGCGCCGATCGCGGTCTGTCTCGACTCCGTGTCGTCCCTCCTCGACGCGACGGCGCGCGACCGGGTCTTCCGGTTCCTGCACACAGTCACCAGTCGGTGTCTGGCCGTCGACGCGACCGTCCACGCGCACCTGGACCCCGATCGAGCCGACGATCAGACCGTCGCCACCGTGGCGACGCTGTTCGACGCGGTCGTCCGGCGAGAGGCGGACGGCCGGACGATCCGGGAGTGA
- the smc gene encoding chromosome segregation protein SMC, whose amino-acid sequence MHIKELVLDNFKSFGRKTRIPFYEDFTTVSGPNGSGKSNIIDSILFALGLARTSGIRAEKLTDLIYNPGHHDGDRESDEEREASVEVILDNADGTLERGTVVNAAGTEDVGDCEEISIKRRVKETEDNYYSYYYINGRSVNLSDIQDLLAQAGVTPEGYNVVMQGDVTEIINMTPGARREIIDEIAGVAQFDAKKEDAFEELEVVEERIEEAQLRIDEKRDRLEQLEDERETALEYQDLRDEKQEYESFRKAAELEDKRSELEAVREEIEELEGELDDLQRELDERQGTVLRLEEDLEDLNAEIERKGEDEQLRIKREIEEVKGEISRLEDAVASAEEKIEDAENERRQAFVQIDRKQESIDELESDIRETKVAKSGVKADIQEKEGELEDLQERIDEVGEEFEEVKAELDEKRAAIEGKKSEKNDLQREQDRLLDEARRRSNQQREKEEAIEEAEARLPEIQAEISDLETELEKAEQNQTTIAGVVEDLKAEKRELQSDLDEIEDEISAKQQEYAELEAKAGQDGDSSYGRAVTTILNGGMDGVHGTVGQLGGVDPEYATACETAAGGRLAHVVVDDDGIGQQCIEYLKSRNAGRATFLPITKMSQRSLPSLPSHDGVVDFAYNLVDFDPEYAGIFSYVLGDTVIVDEMDTARDLMGKFRMVTLEGDLVEKSGAMTGGSSKGTRYSFSGGQGQLERVAARINDLEDERQSIRSDLRDVENRLDDARDRKSDATDQVREIESEIEDLEGEYEETEQRIERLEAELEEIEADRQEVSDRMDELEGEIEARTAEIEEIEAEIAELESEIEDSELPKLTSQADEVREAIDDLEDRRDDLDADLNELQLEKQYAEEAIEELHDDIEAAQNRKAEQEERIEELEGKIDEQEELLEEKEEAVADLEEELADLKEERQEHKDELKAAKERRDEQQSKVTSVEDDLADLREDEERLDWEVSELESEVGDYDPEDVPDHDEVEAEIERLEGEMEKLEPVNMLAIEEYDEVADDLEDLEDKKGTLVEEAEGIRERIETYEQRKKATFMDAYEGINEQFEDIFERLSNGTGTLHLENEEDPFEDGLTMKAQPKDKPIQRLAAMSGGEKSLTALAFIFAIQRYNPAPFYALDEVDAFLDAANAEMVGEMVDELAGEAQFVVVSHRSALLERSERAIGVTMQEDNVSAVTGIDLSEIGGGDGDEEVPADD is encoded by the coding sequence ATGCACATCAAAGAGCTCGTCCTCGACAATTTCAAGAGTTTCGGCCGGAAGACCCGAATCCCGTTTTACGAGGATTTCACTACCGTGAGCGGCCCGAACGGCTCGGGCAAGTCGAACATCATCGACTCGATCCTGTTCGCGCTCGGACTCGCCCGCACCTCGGGCATCCGGGCCGAGAAGCTGACCGACCTCATTTACAACCCCGGTCACCACGACGGCGATCGCGAGAGCGACGAGGAACGCGAGGCCAGCGTCGAGGTCATCCTCGACAACGCCGACGGGACCCTGGAACGGGGGACCGTCGTCAACGCCGCCGGCACCGAAGACGTGGGCGACTGCGAGGAGATTTCCATCAAGCGCCGCGTCAAGGAGACCGAGGACAACTACTACTCGTATTACTACATCAACGGCCGCTCGGTCAACCTCTCGGACATCCAGGACCTGCTCGCGCAGGCCGGCGTCACCCCCGAGGGCTACAACGTCGTCATGCAGGGCGACGTGACCGAGATCATCAACATGACCCCGGGCGCGCGCCGCGAGATCATCGACGAGATCGCGGGCGTCGCCCAGTTCGACGCCAAGAAGGAGGACGCCTTCGAGGAGCTGGAAGTCGTCGAGGAACGCATCGAGGAGGCCCAGCTCCGCATCGACGAGAAGCGGGACCGCCTCGAACAACTGGAAGACGAGCGCGAGACCGCCCTCGAGTACCAGGACCTCCGGGACGAGAAACAGGAGTACGAGTCCTTCCGGAAAGCCGCCGAGCTCGAGGACAAGCGCAGCGAACTCGAGGCCGTCCGCGAGGAGATCGAAGAACTGGAGGGCGAACTCGACGACCTCCAGCGCGAACTCGACGAGCGCCAGGGGACGGTCCTCCGCCTGGAGGAGGACCTCGAGGACCTCAACGCCGAGATCGAGCGCAAGGGCGAGGACGAGCAGTTGCGGATCAAACGCGAGATCGAGGAGGTCAAAGGCGAGATCTCCCGGCTCGAAGACGCCGTCGCGAGCGCCGAGGAGAAAATCGAGGACGCAGAAAACGAGCGCCGCCAGGCGTTCGTCCAGATCGACCGGAAACAGGAGTCGATCGACGAGCTCGAGAGCGACATCCGCGAGACGAAAGTCGCCAAGTCGGGCGTCAAGGCCGACATCCAGGAGAAGGAGGGCGAACTCGAGGACCTCCAGGAGCGCATCGACGAGGTCGGCGAGGAGTTCGAGGAGGTCAAGGCCGAACTCGACGAGAAGCGCGCAGCCATCGAGGGCAAAAAGAGCGAGAAAAACGACCTCCAGCGCGAGCAGGACCGCCTGCTCGACGAGGCGCGCCGACGCTCGAACCAGCAGCGCGAGAAGGAGGAGGCCATCGAGGAGGCCGAAGCCCGCCTCCCCGAGATCCAGGCCGAGATCTCCGATCTGGAGACCGAACTGGAGAAGGCCGAACAGAACCAGACGACCATCGCGGGCGTCGTCGAGGACCTCAAGGCCGAGAAACGCGAACTGCAGTCTGACTTGGACGAGATCGAGGACGAGATCTCGGCCAAACAGCAGGAGTACGCCGAACTCGAGGCGAAGGCGGGCCAGGACGGCGACTCCTCCTACGGCCGGGCGGTGACGACGATCCTGAACGGCGGGATGGACGGCGTCCACGGCACGGTCGGCCAGCTGGGCGGCGTCGACCCCGAGTACGCGACTGCCTGTGAGACCGCCGCGGGCGGTCGGCTCGCCCACGTCGTCGTCGACGACGACGGCATCGGCCAGCAGTGCATCGAGTACCTCAAGTCGCGCAACGCGGGGCGGGCGACCTTCCTGCCCATCACGAAGATGAGCCAGCGCTCGCTGCCGAGCCTGCCGAGCCACGACGGCGTGGTGGACTTCGCGTACAACCTGGTCGACTTCGACCCCGAGTACGCGGGCATCTTCTCGTACGTGCTGGGCGACACGGTGATCGTCGACGAGATGGACACCGCCCGCGACCTGATGGGCAAGTTCCGGATGGTCACGCTGGAGGGCGACCTCGTCGAGAAATCCGGCGCCATGACCGGCGGTTCCTCGAAGGGGACCCGCTACTCCTTCTCCGGCGGGCAGGGCCAGCTGGAGCGGGTCGCCGCGCGGATCAACGACCTCGAGGACGAGCGGCAGTCGATCCGCTCCGATCTTCGAGACGTCGAGAACCGGCTCGACGACGCGCGCGACCGCAAGTCCGACGCGACCGATCAGGTCCGCGAGATCGAGAGCGAGATCGAGGATCTGGAGGGCGAGTACGAGGAGACCGAACAGCGGATCGAGCGCCTGGAGGCCGAGCTGGAGGAGATCGAGGCCGACCGGCAGGAGGTCTCCGACCGGATGGACGAACTCGAAGGCGAGATCGAGGCCCGCACCGCCGAGATCGAGGAGATCGAAGCCGAGATCGCAGAGCTAGAGAGCGAGATCGAGGACTCCGAACTCCCGAAGCTGACGAGTCAGGCCGACGAGGTCCGCGAGGCGATCGACGACCTCGAGGACCGCCGGGACGACCTCGACGCCGACCTCAACGAGCTCCAGCTCGAGAAACAGTACGCGGAAGAGGCCATCGAGGAGCTCCACGACGACATCGAGGCCGCCCAGAACCGCAAGGCCGAGCAGGAAGAGCGCATCGAAGAACTCGAGGGGAAGATCGACGAGCAGGAGGAACTGCTCGAAGAGAAGGAGGAAGCGGTCGCCGACCTCGAAGAGGAACTCGCGGACCTCAAGGAAGAGCGCCAGGAGCACAAGGACGAACTGAAGGCGGCCAAGGAACGCCGCGACGAGCAGCAGTCGAAGGTCACGAGCGTCGAGGACGACCTCGCGGACCTCCGCGAGGACGAGGAGCGCCTCGACTGGGAGGTCTCCGAACTCGAGAGCGAGGTCGGGGACTACGACCCCGAGGACGTGCCGGACCACGACGAGGTCGAGGCCGAGATCGAACGCCTCGAAGGCGAGATGGAGAAACTCGAACCCGTCAACATGCTCGCCATCGAGGAGTACGACGAGGTGGCCGACGACCTCGAGGACCTGGAGGACAAGAAGGGGACGCTCGTCGAGGAGGCGGAGGGCATCCGCGAGCGGATCGAGACCTACGAGCAGCGCAAGAAGGCGACCTTCATGGATGCCTACGAGGGCATCAACGAGCAGTTCGAGGACATCTTCGAGCGCCTCTCGAACGGGACCGGGACGCTGCACCTCGAAAACGAGGAAGACCCCTTCGAGGACGGGCTGACGATGAAGGCCCAGCCCAAGGACAAGCCGATCCAGCGGCTGGCGGCGATGTCCGGCGGGGAGAAGTCCCTGACGGCGCTGGCCTTCATCTTCGCCATCCAGCGGTACAACCCGGCGCCGTTCTACGCGCTGGACGAGGTCGACGCCTTCCTCGACGCCGCCAACGCCGAGATGGTGGGCGAGATGGTCGACGAACTCGCCGGCGAGGCGCAGTTCGTCGTGGTCTCCCACCGCTCGGCCCTGCTGGAGCGGTCCGAGCGAGCCATCGGCGTCACGATGCAGGAGGACAACGTCTCCGCCGTGACCGGGATCGATCTGAGCGAGATCGGTGGCGGGGACGGAGATGAAGAGGTGCCAGCGGATGACTAG
- a CDS encoding SDR family oxidoreductase, with translation MTRDSLDGRTAVITGASAGIGRATAHALAREGADVVLAARREGRLDEIADAVSRAHGTEALVVPTDVTDEDAVGALIEATVDEFGGLDLLVNNAGLARGAKIEDMSTEQYRTMMAVNCDGMFFATREALPHLRESSGTLVYLGSFAGKFPRPSNPVYAASKFWTRGFAKSVSAQVGDDDVAVTVVNPSEVRTEFGGVYGETFAERFDEGEVSEPEEIAEAIVFAAEQSPSMASEIDLYRRDKFELFGTM, from the coding sequence ATGACACGGGACTCACTCGACGGGCGGACGGCAGTGATCACCGGCGCGAGCGCAGGCATCGGGCGCGCCACGGCCCACGCGCTGGCACGCGAGGGCGCCGACGTCGTCCTTGCGGCTCGACGGGAGGGTCGTCTCGACGAGATCGCCGACGCGGTCAGTCGAGCGCACGGCACCGAGGCGCTGGTCGTCCCGACCGACGTCACCGACGAGGACGCCGTCGGGGCGCTGATCGAGGCGACCGTCGACGAGTTCGGCGGCCTCGACCTGCTCGTGAACAACGCCGGCCTCGCCCGCGGCGCGAAGATCGAAGACATGAGCACCGAGCAGTACCGCACGATGATGGCCGTCAACTGCGACGGGATGTTCTTCGCGACCAGGGAAGCGCTCCCGCACCTCCGGGAGTCCAGCGGCACGCTCGTCTACCTCGGGAGCTTCGCGGGGAAGTTCCCCCGGCCGTCCAACCCGGTCTACGCCGCGAGCAAGTTCTGGACCCGCGGCTTCGCCAAGAGCGTCTCCGCGCAGGTCGGCGACGACGACGTCGCCGTCACGGTCGTCAACCCCTCGGAGGTGCGCACGGAGTTCGGCGGCGTCTATGGCGAGACCTTCGCGGAACGGTTCGACGAAGGGGAGGTGAGCGAACCCGAAGAGATCGCCGAAGCGATCGTCTTCGCCGCCGAGCAGTCGCCCTCGATGGCGAGCGAGATCGACCTCTACCGGCGGGACAAGTTCGAGCTGTTCGGGACGATGTGA
- a CDS encoding DUF7518 family protein, with protein MASGNRVEELESRVKELEATVDGLTDELVECKVRIRELENVVDDQVGLDTIDGSGVGSSTPPREREADSESEADAERAQPAEPAEAPKSEAPEAEDDAESESSDIIIA; from the coding sequence ATGGCGAGCGGCAACCGCGTCGAGGAACTCGAATCGCGCGTCAAAGAACTGGAAGCGACGGTCGACGGGCTGACGGACGAACTCGTCGAGTGCAAGGTTCGCATCCGCGAACTGGAGAACGTCGTCGACGACCAGGTCGGCCTGGACACCATCGACGGCAGCGGCGTCGGCTCGTCGACCCCGCCCCGGGAGCGCGAGGCCGACTCGGAGTCCGAAGCCGACGCCGAGCGCGCTCAGCCCGCCGAGCCGGCCGAAGCGCCTAAATCGGAGGCCCCCGAGGCAGAAGACGACGCGGAGTCCGAATCCAGCGACATCATCATCGCCTGA
- the ppsA gene encoding pyruvate, water dikinase, whose amino-acid sequence MAVLWLDEIGADDLESVGGKAASLGELTAAGLPVPPGFVVTAGTYRRFIEETGIDEQLFEAVDVDAEDSKALAEAEARAQELILETEMPEDLREEILASYEEIGEGEAFVAVRSSATAEDLPDASFAGQQETFLNITGEDLLDKVKRCWASLFTQRATYYRQEQGFAHDKVDIAVVVQQMVEAEKSGVMFTSHPSTGEKQVIIEAAWGLGEGVVSGSVTPDNYVIDRANGAVTDVEVADKKTMYSKDPETGETDERPVPEEKRNERVIDDGEIDRLVELGEQVEDHYDTPQDVEWAIFEGDVYMLQSRPITTIAEGEGTAATADGSGATAAQKDEEDVLLSGLGASPGIASGAVRIVDKLDQLDKVGEGDIIVTEMTTPDMVPAMKRAAGIVTSEGGMTSHAAIVARELGAPAVVGTGGATEALEDDQVVTIDGDKGTIREGREAEEETEPIEEVRPQAPVKPMTATEVKVNVSIPEAAERAAATGADGVGLLRIEHMILSTNKTPQRYIDDHGEEAYVQEIVDGVRGVADEFYPRPVRVRTLDAPTDEFRQLDGGEDEPEEHNPMLGYRGIRRSLDRPDVFKHELEAFRQLYDMGYDNVEIMFPLVNDADDVLRAKALMQEAGIDPEKRSWGVMIETPAAALGVESMAEAGIDFASFGTNDLTQYTLAVDRNNGNVADRFDELHPAVLDLISQTIEACREHDVNTSICGQAGSKPRMVQHLVNEGATSISANIDAVRDVQHEVKRVEQKLLLDSVR is encoded by the coding sequence ATGGCTGTACTCTGGCTGGACGAAATCGGGGCAGACGACCTCGAGTCGGTTGGCGGGAAGGCGGCCTCGTTAGGGGAACTTACGGCCGCAGGCCTGCCAGTTCCCCCGGGGTTCGTCGTCACGGCGGGGACCTACCGACGATTTATCGAGGAGACAGGCATCGACGAACAACTGTTCGAGGCGGTCGACGTGGACGCCGAGGACTCGAAGGCGCTGGCCGAAGCCGAGGCGCGCGCCCAGGAACTCATTCTGGAGACGGAGATGCCCGAGGATCTCCGCGAGGAGATCCTGGCCTCCTACGAGGAGATCGGCGAGGGCGAGGCCTTCGTCGCGGTCCGCTCCTCGGCGACCGCCGAGGACCTGCCCGACGCGTCCTTCGCCGGTCAACAGGAGACGTTTCTGAACATCACCGGCGAGGACCTCCTGGACAAGGTCAAGCGCTGCTGGGCCTCCCTGTTTACCCAGCGAGCGACCTACTACCGCCAGGAGCAGGGCTTCGCCCACGACAAGGTCGACATCGCGGTCGTCGTCCAGCAGATGGTCGAGGCCGAGAAGTCCGGCGTGATGTTCACCTCGCACCCCTCGACCGGTGAGAAGCAGGTCATCATCGAGGCCGCCTGGGGTCTGGGCGAGGGCGTCGTCTCCGGCTCCGTCACCCCGGACAACTACGTGATCGACCGGGCCAACGGTGCGGTGACCGACGTCGAGGTCGCCGACAAGAAGACGATGTACTCCAAGGATCCGGAGACCGGCGAGACCGACGAGCGGCCGGTGCCCGAGGAGAAACGCAACGAGCGCGTCATCGACGACGGCGAGATCGACAGGCTCGTCGAACTCGGCGAGCAGGTCGAGGACCACTACGACACGCCCCAGGACGTCGAGTGGGCCATCTTCGAGGGTGACGTCTACATGCTGCAGTCGCGCCCGATCACCACTATCGCCGAGGGCGAGGGGACGGCCGCGACCGCCGACGGAAGCGGCGCGACGGCCGCCCAGAAAGACGAGGAAGACGTCCTGCTCTCGGGACTCGGCGCGAGCCCGGGGATCGCGTCCGGTGCCGTCCGGATCGTCGACAAGCTCGACCAGCTCGACAAGGTCGGCGAGGGCGACATCATCGTCACCGAGATGACCACGCCCGACATGGTGCCGGCGATGAAACGCGCCGCCGGCATCGTCACGAGCGAGGGCGGGATGACCTCCCACGCCGCAATCGTCGCGCGCGAACTGGGTGCCCCCGCGGTCGTCGGGACCGGCGGGGCGACCGAGGCCCTCGAGGACGATCAGGTCGTCACCATCGACGGCGACAAGGGGACCATCCGCGAGGGCCGGGAGGCAGAAGAGGAGACCGAGCCCATCGAGGAGGTCCGCCCCCAGGCCCCCGTCAAGCCGATGACGGCGACGGAGGTCAAGGTCAACGTCTCGATCCCCGAGGCCGCAGAGCGTGCGGCCGCGACCGGCGCGGACGGCGTCGGCCTGCTCCGGATCGAGCACATGATCCTGTCGACGAACAAGACGCCCCAGCGGTACATCGACGACCACGGTGAGGAGGCCTACGTCCAGGAGATCGTCGACGGCGTCCGCGGGGTCGCAGACGAGTTCTACCCGCGCCCGGTCCGGGTCCGGACGCTCGACGCGCCGACCGACGAGTTCCGCCAGCTCGACGGCGGCGAGGACGAGCCCGAGGAACACAACCCGATGCTGGGCTACCGCGGCATCCGCCGCAGCCTGGACCGCCCGGACGTGTTCAAACACGAACTCGAGGCGTTCCGCCAGCTCTACGACATGGGCTACGACAACGTCGAGATCATGTTCCCGCTGGTCAACGACGCCGACGACGTCCTGCGGGCCAAGGCGCTCATGCAGGAGGCCGGCATCGACCCCGAGAAGCGTTCCTGGGGCGTGATGATCGAGACGCCCGCCGCGGCGCTGGGCGTCGAGTCGATGGCCGAAGCCGGCATCGACTTCGCCTCCTTCGGCACGAACGACCTGACCCAGTACACGCTCGCGGTCGACCGCAACAACGGCAACGTGGCCGACCGGTTCGACGAACTCCACCCCGCCGTCCTCGACCTCATCAGCCAGACCATCGAGGCCTGTCGCGAACACGACGTCAACACGTCGATCTGCGGCCAGGCCGGCTCCAAGCCCCGGATGGTGCAGCACCTCGTCAACGAAGGTGCGACCTCCATCTCGGCCAACATCGACGCCGTGCGCGACGTCCAGCACGAGGTCAAGCGCGTCGAGCAGAAACTCCTGCTCGATTCGGTGCGCTAA
- a CDS encoding ScpA family protein — protein sequence MTSEDDRRESSEKSSGERSDPRDSDDGIPLNIAGHEDRERPDGASSMLGGDDGESDSSEDEADGSDDEARAEQPGLGAGFEGPEPPEEDDVQPVEVLVQLAKDGEIEPWDIDIVTVTDKFLDRLDEADLQTSGRALFYASVLLRMKSDAMLNDDADEEPEPEPWEAAAMGEDTPIDPEADPFASLEKEMDRRLDRKRARGMPQTLDELVRDLREAERDTWWKESREYDTSGSPGTYQRGTQELDYRAGDEFRMDDEPTAADVTGTAHGEDIDAIIDDVYGACLEQWEAGRDEVLYAEIEHAGGSRVETFLGLLFLSHRGQVYLQQDDLFGDLWVQDPNGPEASEEAVAD from the coding sequence ATGACTAGCGAGGACGACCGAAGGGAGTCCTCGGAGAAATCGAGCGGGGAGCGCAGCGACCCGCGAGATAGCGACGACGGAATCCCGCTGAACATCGCAGGCCACGAGGACCGGGAGCGGCCCGACGGAGCGTCGTCGATGCTGGGTGGTGACGACGGCGAGTCGGATAGCAGTGAGGACGAAGCCGACGGAAGCGACGACGAGGCTCGCGCCGAACAGCCCGGACTCGGTGCGGGCTTCGAGGGTCCCGAACCGCCGGAGGAAGACGACGTGCAGCCAGTCGAGGTGCTGGTCCAGCTGGCCAAGGACGGCGAGATCGAACCGTGGGACATCGACATCGTGACGGTGACCGACAAGTTCCTCGACCGCCTGGACGAGGCGGACCTCCAGACCTCCGGGCGGGCGCTGTTCTACGCGAGCGTCCTGTTGCGGATGAAAAGCGACGCAATGTTGAACGACGACGCGGACGAAGAACCCGAGCCCGAGCCATGGGAGGCGGCGGCGATGGGCGAGGACACGCCGATCGACCCGGAGGCGGACCCGTTCGCGTCGCTGGAGAAGGAGATGGACCGTCGGCTCGACCGCAAGCGGGCCCGGGGGATGCCCCAGACGCTGGACGAACTCGTTCGCGATCTGCGTGAAGCGGAGCGCGACACCTGGTGGAAGGAGTCCAGGGAGTACGACACCAGCGGGAGTCCGGGGACCTACCAGCGCGGGACGCAGGAACTCGACTACCGGGCCGGCGACGAGTTCCGGATGGACGACGAGCCGACGGCGGCGGACGTGACCGGGACCGCCCACGGCGAGGACATCGACGCGATCATCGACGACGTGTACGGGGCCTGCCTGGAACAGTGGGAGGCCGGGCGCGACGAGGTGCTCTACGCCGAGATCGAGCACGCGGGCGGGAGCCGGGTCGAGACCTTCCTCGGACTGCTCTTTCTCTCCCACCGGGGACAGGTGTACCTCCAGCAGGACGATCTCTTCGGCGACCTCTGGGTGCAGGACCCCAACGGGCCCGAGGCCTCGGAAGAAGCCGTCGCGGACTGA
- a CDS encoding PhzF family phenazine biosynthesis protein — translation MDTRQALLVDAFTDEPLAGNAAGVVPDGDGLDDEQMQAVAAELGASETVFLRESDAADRAIRYFTPKTEVDMCGHATIASHAYLYERGEIDAGEHTLETEAGVLDIEVTDDGGVWMTQNQPEIRRVDLDYDRVADALGIDVAALEDVGADLPLARSTTGLPFLVVPVNFMEHLSALDPDMRAIEDLSHEFDTAGVYAFTFDTLEQESTLHGRMFAPKEGVPEDPVTGTASGAVGAYLREFEAFDDLPDEMIFEQGYFVDRPGTVYVEVGAEIRVGGWAVTALDGDLVVPDTESDDIIEV, via the coding sequence ATGGACACCCGACAGGCGCTTCTGGTCGACGCGTTCACCGACGAGCCGCTCGCGGGCAACGCCGCAGGCGTCGTGCCCGACGGGGACGGCCTCGACGACGAGCAGATGCAGGCCGTCGCCGCGGAACTCGGCGCGAGCGAGACGGTCTTCCTCCGCGAGTCCGACGCGGCCGACCGCGCGATCCGCTACTTCACGCCGAAAACTGAGGTCGACATGTGCGGCCACGCGACGATCGCGAGCCACGCGTACCTCTACGAGCGCGGCGAGATCGACGCGGGCGAACACACCCTCGAGACCGAGGCGGGCGTCCTCGACATCGAAGTCACCGACGACGGCGGCGTCTGGATGACCCAGAACCAGCCGGAGATCCGCCGGGTCGACCTTGACTACGACCGCGTGGCCGACGCGCTCGGGATCGACGTCGCGGCCCTGGAGGACGTGGGCGCGGACCTCCCGCTCGCGCGCAGCACGACCGGCCTCCCCTTCCTGGTCGTGCCGGTGAACTTCATGGAGCACCTGAGCGCGCTCGACCCCGATATGCGCGCCATCGAGGACCTGAGTCACGAATTCGACACCGCGGGCGTCTACGCCTTTACCTTCGACACGCTAGAGCAGGAATCGACCTTGCACGGCCGGATGTTCGCCCCGAAGGAAGGCGTCCCGGAGGACCCGGTGACCGGCACCGCCAGCGGGGCAGTGGGGGCCTACCTGCGCGAGTTCGAAGCCTTCGACGATCTGCCCGACGAGATGATCTTCGAGCAGGGATACTTCGTCGACCGGCCGGGGACGGTGTACGTCGAAGTCGGCGCCGAGATCCGCGTGGGTGGGTGGGCAGTGACCGCACTCGACGGCGACCTCGTGGTCCCGGACACCGAATCGGACGACATCATCGAGGTGTAG